DNA sequence from the Podospora pseudocomata strain CBS 415.72m chromosome 2 map unlocalized CBS415.72m_2.2, whole genome shotgun sequence genome:
GCGGTACTTCATCTTTCtcgagggttggggagaaaGGTTTTGGGTGAGGAGCTGAGTTGTTTCGGAGGCTAAAGACACAAAGAGGTGGTCGTTAGTAAACACCGAAGACAGTACCATGGTGGGACGTCAAGGTCGTACATTTTGCAGATACCAATTCCTTGAACGGAAACGATGATGCAGGTCCAAACGAAGCTGACCAAGGCCGCGCCCTGGACGATCATCGGCATTTGGTCATTGTGAGCAGGCATCGAGATAGAATAGCAACGCGCGCAGAAACTTaggagaaaaggaaaggatCGTGATCGTGATCGTGACTGTGATCAGCAGCTTTGCTGACGGGAGATTTCGGTGACACAGGATATAATAAAAACAGAGGCgcatggctggctggcaaCAAGTCGCATGTCAGAAGCTAAGTCCCCATGTGGGGCGTCGCTGCCCTCTCTGATCGACCCTCGCACCGCGAAGAGTAACCACGACACGCGATGTGATCAGTCATTGCAGGCATGGGCGCGGTAGGATGAGGGTATTTTGCGCATCTCCGGAGGCGCCGGAGACATTTTCTGGTAGATGACAAGTTCGAAAACAAAGATTCCGGCTGGGCCGTGGGATTTCTGATGACGGTGCTCGGCGGAGCTTCATCAGAGCTCCAGTGAGAGCCCCCCTAGGTTTTGGCGCAACGGCCGGGGGGCACCTGGAAGCTTGTTCCAGATGTTCCGATAAACTGCCGGCCGGCAACCTTGGAGTGACCCACACTTCCAGGGCATGGTGAGTACCTTTTCGCCTGACAAGTCAGGCCAAATGCAGAAAATTTCGGGAGCTTCAAAAGCTTCCCACAAGCTCTTGTCAGCTGCATCCCACTTTCCACTTCCATTCCAACAACAAGTCGCACAATCGCAACCATTTCTTTCCACCGGATGTGACAGAACACCCCGTGTGCGATATGTCAACTTGATATCTTTGTTTGCTGTCAGCAGATATCTTTTGGACCGCTGAATGGGCCACAATCTGTTCGTACCTCGCAAGAGTGAGTCAACACATCATTCCCTTTTCTTCGACTTCTACCGATACCATTGCCCTCGAGTGAGGCCAATTGGTATCGCACACATTGCGGTGATGACTACTTTGGAGCTTAGAGCAAATATCCTTCAGTGGATGCTCAATGTATGCCCATGTATTAGACTACAACGGTATCTGAGCAATGTCGAGTCAAACAATTTTTGGGGGGATCATGCACAGCTGCCAGCTTGACTGCATACTGACGTTTCCTAGCTCAGGTCGATATGAGTGACAATGGCGACGGTTGAACCTACAGTCAGTCCCGCGACTGCACCTCCCGGCGAGTCGAGCAAAACAGTAACCACAAGGGCCCCAGCTGGGTCGCCGAGGACGCCATTGAATCAAATCTATGCGCTGCCCGCACCCATTCGGACCTTCCCTTTACCTGCGTTCTATCCAAACAACCCAATTTCTCTTTTTCACTTGGTGTACGCCTGGTTGAGACAGGTTCTGTCTCCGCCATCCAAAGAACCGTCTGTCATCCATATTGGAGTATGGGATCCAGATACATGTTCTGTTCATGTCCCAGACCCAGCGTCCATCCGGGCTCTCTGGGAGCAGGGATTCTTTGGCAAAGGAAGTCTGAGTCGTAGTGAACCTAATTGGCTGAAGAGGGAGCTCGCTCGGCGAGGTTCGCCCGAAGGAAAGACGGTGAGCGAGGTTCGCACAGAGTCGCGTCGTGAGGAACGCCGCCTTGCCAAATGGGAAAGAGCAAAGGCAGAGCTGGAGGCTATTGAACGCCAGAGGCTTGCCGAGGCTGCCCTccaaacaccatcaccggtAACAACCGAACCCCGACCTGAGACCAAGAGTGCCCCTGAGGAAGAGGCCGTGTCTGCCAAGCTCCCCCCGTTGAAGCTCCCTAAGCCTGTGGTCAAGTCATTCTCGGTGCCGAAACTGAAGAACCCAGTCCCTGCTGGACTATTCTCGCCGCCTCTGGAGAATGGAGTGTCCAACGGTCATGTAGCGCACGGAAAGCCCCCTGTCGGACCTGCAGAGATTCTTGCGTTGCCTAACTCGTTGGCGAAGATCAATGGCACCCTGAACAACATGATGCTTACAGAGCTGAGACCACCCACTGGCCCAGCAGAGTTGCTGGCCCTGCCCAACTCAGCAGCAGACCTTGTCACGAAGTCGGGCTTGGCATCCACTGTGAATGTCTCTGGCGAACAGGTGAATGGTGTCAGCCCGATTGATGGCCTCAGTGGTCATACAGGAAAGGCGAGTGCCTTTGCCCACACGGTAGGTGACACTCAGGAAACACACAAGCCCATCTTCCCCGAGGACTTGCTACCCACACCTTGCTGCACCCCTACCAAACGGTCAGCAACCGGCTCTTCCGTCCAGGATAAAGAAGAACCCTCGCAGCCCGTTGCCAAACGTCAAAAGAGCGTCCGTTTCTCTCCCCAAGTCGagtccaccaccttcaaccGTGGTGATCCGCCCAGTCCCGGTCTCGTGTCACCAGCCGAGCCAGCTGCCAAGTCGAAAAGCTTTGCTGTCCCTGCTACCGCTCTGGAGATTCAGGATAAGGAACACTTCCAGCTCGCGCCCGAAGAAGCCTTCTTTCTCGCCTTCTCACTTGGCACTCTCAAGGTCATCGACCCCAAGACCAAAGAACCAATCTCCAACGAGCGACTGCTCAGTCTTTTCCGCTCCTATTCCTACTTCCCTCCCTCGGCTGGTCTTCGCCCTGACGACCCGTTTCTCGTACACTACGCCGTTTATCATCACTTCCGCTCCCTCGGCTGGGTGCCACGTCATGGCATTAAGTTTGGTGTCGATTGGATTTTGTACCAACGTGGTCCGGTGTTTGACCACAGTGAGTTTGGCCTGATGGTCATGCCTGCTTTCTCGGATGCTCGGTGGGAGGAATACGAACATCAAAAGCCGAAGAAGTCGTGGTCTTGGCTGATGGGTGTCAACCGTGTGCTGTCACACGTCTTGAAGAGTCTGGTGCTTGTTTACGTCGACGtgccgcctcctcctgtttTCGATGAGGCGATGAAGGAGGGTggcattgctgctgctttcaAGAAGTACAAGATACGGGAGGTTATGGTCAGGAGATTTTCCGTCAACCGCAACAGATGATGATCTTTTTGTGTATATCCTATAAATGCATTGGGACGGCGTTGGTATTTTCAGGTTGGATTCTGTACAACAAAATGGCAGCATGGAATGGCATGGGAAAAAGGCAGGCAGTATTATGCATGAACCTCGGGTCCCAAATCTGAAGCTCGTTTCATCATCTTGTATCTCTTTTGGTGCCCGCCTTCGCACATGTTTGCCTTGCCCCAAGAACGTCaattcctcttcctcctccccaccatccacaAATCCCTAAACCTCGAACCCTCCTGGTCAACAAGCTCTCTCGGCTTACCATCCTCCACAATCCTCCCCTCATCCATAACAACCACCCTGTCAAAATTCATCACCATACCCAGCCGATGGCTGACCATCACAATGGTATACCCAGCAAACTCATCCAAAATCATCCTCTGCATCGCCTCGTCAGTATCCTTATCCACACTAGAACTAAcctcatcaagaagcagcacCCCTCCCTCGTTTTGCTTTCCCTTGCCTCTAGCACGGATCCGTCCTCTGAGAAtcgccctcgccaagctAAAAAGCTGTTTTTGTCCCTGAGACAACGTGTCTGATGACATGGGCGCTTGCAGGCCGCCTCGTTCCGAAACAAAAGACTGCCAAAGGGAGACAATCCCCAACACGGAGCGACATTCTTCTTCGGAGGCGAGCCCAAACGGGTCGAGGTTGGCTTGGAAGGAGGTTCCGTCTGGGAGGAAGACTGGGTCTTGGGGGACGGCGATGATGCGCTGGCGGAGGGTGGAGCGGTGGGttttggtgagggggagggagtcgatTTCTAtggtggaggcgggggaAGAAATAGggtcgaggaggcggaggaggaggaggaggagggaggatttgCCGCTGGTGATGTTAGCTCATTTTCAAGACTGGAGACGAgtagaggggggaagggcgACGAACCTGCCGCTTCTACCGCAGATGGCCACCTTCTGACCTGGAAGGATATCAATGTTCAGATCTTTGAGGGCGAAGTTCTGGCCTTCTACTCCCGGTTTGCCATCCTCGTCCCCGCTGTAACAACAACTGTCAAGGCTGGACATGGAAAAAAGCgtcaggggggggggggcgcaAAAGACATACTCATACGAAGCCGACACCCCCGTCATCTTAATCTCCCCCTTCGCCGgccactcctcccccggcagcaaatcctctccctctctatTCTCACTCCTAACCGTCTCCCCAAACGCCTTCAACCGACTGACAGCACCAATCGACGTTTCCAACATGGTGTAAAACCTGATAATGTACGAAAACGCCTCCCCAAAGATCATCAGCGTCACCAAACTGGCTCCAGTAAACGCAGTATTCGTGCGCATCTGCGTCGACAGGGTGATCACCGCCACTGCcagcacagcaacaacaatcTGTAGTGTAAAAGCCAGCCAGCGCTGGATCATGGCTAGGAGATACGCCGGTCTCTGAGAAgtgtcgatgaggatgtcaTTCTTCTTGACAGACTCAGGCACCCAGCCAAAGGCGCGGTATGTAGCGAGACCTTTGATCGTGTCGATAAAGTGGGAGCTTGTTAAACATCAACGTCAGTTATTCATAGTCAAGATTGGTTTCATCCTCAACGCTCGCgccggggggttgggggggttggggggggggggtacTTACTACAGCGGGCTCTTGGCCTCCAAATCCAGCAATCGGATCTGTCTCGACGTCCGCAGATAAAACTTTTGAATCCCGTACAAGACCACCGCCAGGAACGGGTAAGCAACGGCCAGATAAGGGGACGCCGTAGCAACCACTGCCGCCATTCCGAGGCAGTTGAAGATGTACAGTATGAGATTGACAAGCGCCATGGGAAGCTGCCCGTCGACCAAAGTCATATCCTGTGAGAACAAGTTGGTCACGATACCAGTATCGGTTGTCGTAAAGAACTTGAGAGGCGCGTTGATGACCGTTCGGAGCGTTTCGAGATGGAGTCTAGCCCCTGATATTGTGATCATGGAGGTAAAGACCACCAAAGCCGAAAGGAACAGAGACATCAGTGCACCCAACTGGAACAGCGCGTATAATCCATTGTAGAACGCATTGGACCGCTGTGGCTGAGGCGATGCGACATCCTCTGACCAGAACTTCAGCCAGATTGTGGAGAAGTTGATGCAGAAACCCCAGCCGAAGCCTGCCATGATCAAGACAATAACGCCAAAGAGGTTGAGGCGAGCGAGATAATACCGGTATATCGTAAAGTCGCCCGTTGCCCTCGTCTTGTCCGCTTCTGGGCTGAAGGCCGTGACCTTGTTCGGGGTCATCTTCAGAGTCGTGCTCAGACCTGGTTTTTCCTGTACTGCCAAATCCTCCTTCGAGCTTGCGGCATCGCACTCCTGGACACCCAAGCTGTTGACGTACATGTCATTCTTCATCAGCTCCTGAAAGGTCCCCTGCTCGACAATCCTGCCATCTGAACCCAGTGCGACGATGTGGTCTGCCGATGGTAGGTGTCGGATGGAGTGGGTGCAAAGGACAACTGTAGCTCCTCTCCGACGTAACAAGCCATCCGGGGAGAAGACACGGCGAAACACTTGTTCCTCCGTGTCAGCGTCCAGGCCGCTGAGAATGTCGTCGAAAACCAACAACTTCGAGTCCGTATACAAAGCTCTGGCCATCGACACCCGTTGCTTCTGTCCTCCACTCAGGGATATCCCATTGCTTCCAACATTGGTCTCGTCACCTTGGGGCAGAAGTTCGAGGTCTTGGCGAAGCACGGTAGCTTCAACGACTTCGTCAAATCGTTCTTGATTGAAGGCGTCGAAGCCAATGATGTTCTCCCTGATTGTTGCGTTCGAGAGGTAAGGGGTCTGGTCGCAATACCCAATTTTGCGGAAGCGGCTTGCCACATGAAGTTTACCTCCAAATACAGGCACTTCGCCCAGCAAAGCTTTGCAGAGCGTCGACTTGCCAGAAGCCACGGGCCCAATGACGATGGTCAAACTGGAGTGTGGGATGCGGATATCGATATCATGAAGAGCAGTCTTGTCGTTGTCCCAACCAAACTTGCCATACGTGATCTCAAGGCCGGGGTCGGCGTGAACCTCAACACTTTCCGAACCCAGCTTTGACGTGGGTGAGCTGGCACTGCGGTCCATAAGGATCTCGGACTCGCGAAAGTCGGTGCGAGAATCTTGTGCCAGAAAAGCCTGAATACGATTTAGACACGTCAAGGCCGCCAGGAAACTTGGGATATGCTGGAACAGTGATCCCAGAGGGTTGGCCAACAGCAGAATGTAGGAAATGGATGTGAAGATCGTAGTCACATCTAATGTCCTggaggcaaaggcaaaggTTACAACAGGGGAAAGGCACAACGGAGTGTAACCCACTGCCGCTGCATAAACCTGGACGATCCGGAATCTTGCCCCAGCCCCGAGCTCGTCCACCCTCATGGCCTGAATCGACTCCTCAACTGGAGCCGAGAGGCCCGATATCTTGAGGTGCTTCATCTGTGTGATCATGTTCGTGGTGAGCCCTACTCGCTTTTGtatcctctccatccaagCCTTTTGCCTAGGGCCAGTAAGCTTGGcaaggaagaaggagcagacAACACAAACGCCGACGATAATGACAGGGGCGGTGAAGGCAACCCCGATTTTCCTGGACAGTAACCAGCAGGCAAAGACGACCTCGACCATGTTGGCCCAAAACTCGTGCATCTCCATGCATCCGACCAGAACTCGTTCGATATCGGCACTCATCAAGGTGAGGGCGGCCGAATCGTCGGCAGCTGAGATTCTGGCTTCGGTTGTCTTCCTGTACACGGCAGCGGCAAGTAGGCTGCGGGTCATGTACATGGCGCGTTCTTGAAAGTACCAGTAAAAGGCTGATGACACTGCCATACCGACATAGATAAGGAGTCCTGCGCCGATCAATCCGTATCCAATGTTCTTCGGACTCATTTCGACGGGCTGTTCAAGGTATCCCAGGAGTGTTTCGATGAGGAAAGGTTGGCAAAGCTGGAAGGCCCCGAACGCAATACGAGGTCCGACGGGCAACAAAAAGGACACAGCCAAAGCTTTCATGACTGCCTTTGCCAGTCCGTGCTGCCGCTTTCCCAGCTTTGTAGCCTCGAGATTATGACCAGCTTCAGCGTACAGCTTGGCAGAAGCGATATTATGGTCTAAAGGGAAGAGATCATCAATGGTGAGGACACCTCGATATCCCCTCAAAAACAGCTTGTTGAGCCAGAAGTATGCACCAAGACCGTAGAGACCTGCTGTTTCCTCGGGACTGTGGGCACCTTTTTCCCATTGTAGAATCCATCTTGACTTGGATTGGGATTCAAGCACAATAAGAAGAGCCCTGATAGCTACGCCAACAGTGAAGATGCTAGCGTAGTTGAGCTCGTCACGATTCGAGGATGCCAGCCATATGGTTCTAGTCTGCGAGATATCCAGGAGAGTGGCGATAAAGAGATAGGCGTTCAAGAAGATGGATGGACGTGGTGATTTGGTGTGTTCGAGGGAAGAGAGTAGAAGCATGCAAATACTAGATGCGAGAGCCAAGGCGTCGGCAGGAATGAAGTATATGCCCAATTTCCGTGATTTTGCAATGCTCAAGACTAGCTGGCAAAACACAAAGATGCCGTAGATGGCTATAGATATCTGTTGAAAGAAAGAACTGTCAGCCCATGATCAAACAGGGGCACACTTGGCAGCCGGATTTCTCACCAGCTTCAAGTAACGcaaaacaacacctccaacaatACCTGGCTTGCGGTGTAGCTGGACGATTCTTGGTAGA
Encoded proteins:
- the SEN2 gene encoding tRNA splicing endonuclease subunit sen2 (COG:J; BUSCO:EOG09262WXK; EggNog:ENOG503NXNS) yields the protein MGHNLFVPRKISPATAPPGESSKTVTTRAPAGSPRTPLNQIYALPAPIRTFPLPAFYPNNPISLFHLVYAWLRQVLSPPSKEPSVIHIGVWDPDTCSVHVPDPASIRALWEQGFFGKGSLSRSEPNWLKRELARRGSPEGKTVSEVRTESRREERRLAKWERAKAELEAIERQRLAEAALQTPSPVTTEPRPETKSAPEEEAVSAKLPPLKLPKPVVKSFSVPKLKNPVPAGLFSPPLENGVSNGHVAHGKPPVGPAEILALPNSLAKINGTLNNMMLTELRPPTGPAELLALPNSAADLVTKSGLASTVNVSGEQVNGVSPIDGLSGHTGKASAFAHTVGDTQETHKPIFPEDLLPTPCCTPTKRSATGSSVQDKEEPSQPVAKRQKSVRFSPQVESTTFNRGDPPSPGLVSPAEPAAKSKSFAVPATALEIQDKEHFQLAPEEAFFLAFSLGTLKVIDPKTKEPISNERLLSLFRSYSYFPPSAGLRPDDPFLVHYAVYHHFRSLGWVPRHGIKFGVDWILYQRGPVFDHSEFGLMVMPAFSDARWEEYEHQKPKKSWSWLMGVNRVLSHVLKSLVLVYVDVPPPPVFDEAMKEGGIAAAFKKYKIREVMVRRFSVNRNR
- a CDS encoding uncharacterized protein (EggNog:ENOG503P0CD; COG:Q); amino-acid sequence: MDFATCTDDASFGPSVQGCRGDFDFTLKFEKIFLAIIPAAIFIALSLPRIVQLHRKPGIVGGVVLRYLKLISIAIYGIFVFCQLVLSIAKSRKLGIYFIPADALALASSICMLLLSSLEHTKSPRPSIFLNAYLFIATLLDISQTRTIWLASSNRDELNYASIFTVGVAIRALLIVLESQSKSRWILQWEKGAHSPEETAGLYGLGAYFWLNKLFLRGYRGVLTIDDLFPLDHNIASAKLYAEAGHNLEATKLGKRQHGLAKAVMKALAVSFLLPVGPRIAFGAFQLCQPFLIETLLGYLEQPVEMSPKNIGYGLIGAGLLIYVGMAVSSAFYWYFQERAMYMTRSLLAAAVYRKTTEARISAADDSAALTLMSADIERVLVGCMEMHEFWANMVEVVFACWLLSRKIGVAFTAPVIIVGVCVVCSFFLAKLTGPRQKAWMERIQKRVGLTTNMITQMKHLKISGLSAPVEESIQAMRVDELGAGARFRIVQVYAAAVGYTPLCLSPVVTFAFASRTLDVTTIFTSISYILLLANPLGSLFQHIPSFLAALTCLNRIQAFLAQDSRTDFRESEILMDRSASSPTSKLGSESVEVHADPGLEITYGKFGWDNDKTALHDIDIRIPHSSLTIVIGPVASGKSTLCKALLGEVPVFGGKLHVASRFRKIGYCDQTPYLSNATIRENIIGFDAFNQERFDEVVEATVLRQDLELLPQGDETNVGSNGISLSGGQKQRVSMARALYTDSKLLVFDDILSGLDADTEEQVFRRVFSPDGLLRRRGATVVLCTHSIRHLPSADHIVALGSDGRIVEQGTFQELMKNDMYVNSLGVQECDAASSKEDLAVQEKPGLSTTLKMTPNKVTAFSPEADKTRATGDFTIYRYYLARLNLFGVIVLIMAGFGWGFCINFSTIWLKFWSEDVASPQPQRSNAFYNGLYALFQLGALMSLFLSALVVFTSMITISGARLHLETLRTVINAPLKFFTTTDTGIVTNLFSQDMTLVDGQLPMALVNLILYIFNCLGMAAVVATASPYLAVAYPFLAVVLYGIQKFYLRTSRQIRLLDLEAKSPLSHFIDTIKGLATYRAFGWVPESVKKNDILIDTSQRPAYLLAMIQRWLAFTLQIVVAVLAVAVITLSTQMRTNTAFTGASLVTLMIFGEAFSYIIRFYTMLETSIGAVSRLKAFGETVRSENREGEDLLPGEEWPAKGEIKMTGVSASYEYVFCAPPPLTLFSMSSLDSCCYSGDEDGKPGVEGQNFALKDLNIDILPGQKVAICGRSGSGKSSLLLLLLRLLDPISSPASTIEIDSLPLTKTHRSTLRQRIIAVPQDPVFLPDGTSFQANLDPFGLASEEECRSVLGIVSLWQSFVSERGGLQAPMSSDTLSQGQKQLFSLARAILRGRIRARGKGKQNEGGVLLLDEVSSSVDKDTDEAMQRMILDEFAGYTIVMVSHRLGMVMNFDRVVVMDEGRIVEDGKPRELVDQEGSRFRDLWMVGRRKRN